The sequence below is a genomic window from Methylotuvimicrobium sp. KM2.
CGATTTCTTGCAAGATGCCTGGCAGGCGGTGAACTTGGGTGGTGATCCGGCCGTCCGAATGCAATTCAATGGTTCGATAGCCCGGCATTAGCTCGTCTAACGTAAATCGCGAGCATAGCGGTTTGAATTGGAAGCAAGTCGATGGCGTCCCTAATATTCTTAGCGAGTTTAAGTAAATATCCATTTCTTGATGAATATGGCCGGTCGTGATGCCCCTTATTTGCGGATAGCGGCCCGAAATCCTTAAAAACTCGTCGCTGTTTTTGATGATCATCGTGTCCATCCAGCTGCTTCGGGTCGGTACACAGTGGTGATGAACCGCAATCAACGTAAAAAGATTCGGTTTTTTTTCTAGCGCGTCTTCAATAAACCTCAATTCGTTTTCACTGAGACTTCCCTCGGCTTTCCCCGGTATCTGGCTATTCAGGCAAAGCACTTGCCAATGCGCGAATTCGATATGTTTCTTACAGCTGATGTTGTCTTGGTTTAGCCATTGCTGCATTAAAGCATAATCATCGTGATTGCCCGGAAGGCATAGCGTATCGACAGCTAATGCTTGTAGTCGGTCGAAAATTCTTTGATAAGCTTCAGTACAGGGGTCCTGAGTTAAATCGCCGGTAACTAATACTAAATCGTATTGAGTGTTCGTTTGCCGCACATGTTGCAATACGGCCTCGAAATAAAATTCGGTGTCGACTCCTAGCATTTTTTCGCCGGGGCTCGGAAGAATATGCAGGTCGGTTAATTGTAAAAGCGATAACGCGCCTTGAGTGCTCATGGATATTAATTCAGATGGATTTGCACAATATTTTAGAGTTACGCTGTGGATTGTAGATCGATTTCAGTTGTTCGGGCAGCGTTTCGACTGCGGTTGGTGCAAATCCTCGCTCTAAGAACCAATGGCTGGTTTGTGTCGTGAGTGCAAAAATTTGCTGCATGCCTAGCATTTTAGCCTTACGTTGCAAATGCTCCAATAATCGACCGGCTCTGGCGTAGCCTCGGTAATCGGGATGTACGGCCAGACAGGCGATCATGCCGGCGTGTTCGTTTTCGATCGAATGCAGCGCTGTGCAGCCGATAATGAGACCGTCCCGTTCGATAATAATATAGTCTCCGATCTCCATTTCCAGCTTTTCCCGCGAACGTTTAACTAGGATGCCTTGTTCTTCCAAAGGTATGATGAGTTCTAAGATGCCGCCGATATCGTTTAATGTTGCTGTACGCATTTCTTCATAGGGTGTTGAGCTAATTAATGTGCCCGTGCCGTCTCGGCTGAATAATTCCAAAAGGAGCCCGCCGTCTTGATGGCGATTAACAAGATGCACACGTTCAACGCCTGATTGGCAGCCATGGATCGCGGCTTGTAAAGGCAGGCTAATTGATTGTTCTATGTCCGGAAAGCGATCAATAAATTGTTGGGTTTCGACGGTTGTCATTTGCTGAATCTTGTCGCCGCTCTCAGGATGATTGAGGCTTTGTTCGGTGAGCAATAGCAGTTTTTCCGCTTTTAAGGCGATCGCAATTTCGGTGGCTACTTTTTCTGCCGACAAATTGAATGCCTCGCCGCTCGGCGAATAACCGACCGGCGAGATTAAAACAACGGAATTCATGTCCAGTTGTTGATGGATGGCTTGGCTATCGATTCTGCGTACTTCGCCGGTATGGCCGTAATCGACGCCGTCGATGACGCCGATCGGTTTGGCGATGACGAAATTACCCGATACGACGCGTATTTTGGCGCCGGCCATCGGCGAGTTGGCTAGTCCCATCGATAAGAGGGCTTCGATTTCTACTCGGACGAGACCGGCAGCTTCTTTTACGCATTGTAGCGCCAATTCGTCGGTGACTCGGAGATTCTTGTGAAAACGGGGGGAGATGTTTTGTTTGCGTAGGCAGGTATCGATTTGGGGGCGAATGCCATGTACGAGGACTAGTCGTATCCCTAGGCTGTTGAGCAGCGCAAAATCATGCACATGATGCGCGAACCCCGAGTCATAGACTGCCTCGCCGCCGAATGAAACGACAAAGGTGCGGTTCCGGTGGGCGTGAATATAAGGCGAGGAGTCTCTGAACCAGTTGACAAAATCGTGGCTCAGAGACGAGGCCGGTAAATTAGAATCGGTCACAAAAAGCTGACTCGGTCAATTTTTTCCGCGATCAATCTAAATTGTCGGTGACGGCGCCTTTTGAAGCCGAACTGGTCAATTTGGCGAATTTCGCCAATACTCCGCGCGTGTATTTTGGAGCCGGTTGTTGCCATTTTTCCATGCGGCGGTTCATTTCGTGCTCGTTGATATGTAACGTCAATTCGTTGTTTTCGGCGTCTATCGTAATGGTATCGCCGTTTTGAACGATGGCTAGCGGGCCGCCGGTGTAGGCCTCAGGGGTAATATGTCCGACCACGAAGCCGTGCGTGCCGCCTGAAAAGCGACCGTCGGTGATCAATGCGACGTCTTTGCCTAGTCCTTTGCCCATGACAGCCGAAGTTGGCGACAACATTTCGCGCATGCCGGGGCCGCCTTTCGGGCCTTCGTAACGAATCACGATGACGTCGCCTTTGACGATGTCGCCGTTCAAAATGCTTTGCAATGCCTGTTCTTCGGCATCGAATACTTTTGCTCTGCCGGTAAACAATAAACCTTCCTTGCCGGTAATTTTCGCGACCGAGCCTTCCGGAGCCAGATTGCCGTATAAAACGACCAAGTGACTGTCTTTTTTAATTGGGTTGTCGAAGGAATGGATCATGTCCTGGCCTTCAGGATACGGTTGTACGTCGGCAAGGTTCTCGGCCAAAGTCTTGCCGGTGACAGTCAGACAGTCACCGTGCAGCAACCCTCGGTCCAATAGGGCTTTCATCAATGGTTGAATGCCGCCGATTTCAATCAGCTCGGCCATTTGATATTTTCCGCTCGGCTTCAGGTCGGCCAGCATCGGAACGTTTTTGCCGATGCGGGTGAAATCGTCTAGCGTGATGTCGACACCGGTTGTATTGGCCATCGCAATCAAATGTAGTACCGAATTAGTCGAGCCGCCGAGTGCGATAACGACGGTGATCGCATTTTCGAATGCAGCCTTGGTCATGATGTCGCGCGGTTTGATGTCTTTAGCGAGCAATTCGAGAACAGCCGCGCCGGCTCGTTCGCAGTCTAGGCGTTTGTCTTCGGAAACCGCGGCTTGCGCCGAGCTGTTCGGTAAGCTCATGCCCAGCGCTTCGATTGCCGAGGCCATCGTGTTTGCTGTGTACATGCCACCGCAGGAGCCCGCGCCGGGTATCGCTTTTGCTTCGATTTGAGCGAGTTCTTCGTCATCGATTTTATTGTTTGCGCGCGCGCCGACCGCTTCGAAAACCGAGACGACATCAAGTTTTTTATCTTTATGGCATCCCGGCAGAATCGTACCGCCGTAAACGAAGATAGCCGGACGGTTTAGGCGCGATAATGCGATCATGCAGCCGGGCATGTTTTTATCGCAGCCGCCGATCGCAACGACGCCGTCGAAGCCCTGGCAGCCGACGACCGTTTCAATTGAGTCGGCAATGACTTCACGGGAAACCAGCGAGTATTTCATGCCTTCGGTGCCCATCGAAATACCGTCGGAGATTGTGATGGTATTGAAAATAACTGCTTTGCCGCCGGATTTATCGACGCCTCGAGCTGCATCGTCGGCAAGTCGATTAATATGCATGTTGCAGGGAGTTACCATGCTCCAAGTTGAAGCGACGCCGATTTGCGGTTTTTTGAAGTCTTCATTTTTAAAGCCAACGGCATGCAGCATTGCGCGGCTTGGCGCGCGCTCCATGCCATCAACGACTTGAGATGAAAAGCGTCTTGCGGATTTGTCACCTGAGTTTGCCATCTGAATTCCTAATGTTTTCAATTGTTAATAGTAGATCTGGGGTATCAAGTTGAAGCGGTTTCTTAGGATAGCGCGATAAATAACTTCCGAGAGTTATGAGCTTTGTCGAGAATGCGGTTACTCGCCCCAGTCCTATTCCGGGGGGGCATTTGCTCAAGTTGTTATGGGTGCGCACTTACTTTCGTCCCCATTTCTTAAAACGTATCCCAGCTGCTGGTTCGTCGTCCTAAGCTTAGTTTTGGTAATATAAAACCGAGTAAAACGCCCCCTAATGCGAGTATTCCGCCATAGAGAAACCAGTCTTGATGAGCGCTATCGCGTAAGGCTTGGTTTTCTCGTTTAAGCTGTTGTAACTCGCGCTCGGCTGAAACGACGCGTTCTTGGAATTGATCGCGTTGGTTTTTAATGTCGATAGCACTTGACGAAATTTGTTTTATTTCGGCAAGTTCCATCATCAATTGGTTGCGTTCGGCCATTAATGTCTCGCTAGATTTAACGGTCTCTTGCAATGAAGTTAACTCGGATTTCAGTCCGGCATTATCATTTTGAAGTTGTTCAATTTTTTTATTAGCTTTTTCAAGTAGATGGCTGTCGGGCGGCGAGGTTTTTAAAAAACGAGTTAAAATATAGCCTTCGATACCTTTATTTGTTCTAACATAAGAATAACCGGAGCTGAGGTCTTCGATCAGGGTCAACGGCGTGCCGGAGCGAAGCATTCGCAAAATTTTACTGCGTTCGTTCTCGGCGACTCTGAGAGTTAATTCTAAGTCATCGGTGACATAAACGGTTTTAGCTTGAGCAGCATTGATAACGATTGCGGAGAGAATGATAGCGTATACTAATTTTTTCACATGTATCCTTGATGCTGGCAGGGTTGCATTATTGTATTAGGATTAGGTCAAATTTTACTTGTCACTCATTAATAATTCCAGCAAAGCCTTTTGTGCGTGTAGACGATTTTCCGCTTCGGGGAAGACAACGCTTTGAGGGCCGTCGATGACTTCGGCGGCGACTTCCTCGTTTCGATGTGCGGGAAGGCAATGCATGAAAAGCGCGTCATGGTTTGCCGCATTCATGACTCGTTCGCTGACTTGATAGCCCTTGAAAGCTATTTCGCGTTGTTTTTGCTCTTCTTCATGGCCCATGCTGGCCCATACGTCGGTAACAATCAAGTCCGAAGCTTCTGCCGCTTGTTCGGGAGAATTAAAAAACTCAATGTGCGACCGTCCGGCTTCTACTATTGCCGGGTTCGGTTCATAGCCCTGCGGGCAGGCAATATGCAATTTAAAATTCAATAACTTTGCAGCGTTGATATAGGAATGACACATATTATTGCCGTCCCCAATCCAGGTAACGGTCTTGCCTTCTATGTCGCCGCGATATTCGAAATAAGTTTGCATATCGGCAAGTAGCTGGCAAGGGTGTAGAAGATCGGTAAGCCCGTTGATGACCGGTACGCTGGAGTATCTTGCGATCGTGGTGACCGTTTCATGTTTAAATGTTCTCAACATGATGCCGTCGACCATGCTTGAAATGACTTTTGCGCTGTCTTGCAAAGGTTCGCCGCGACCGAGTTGTGTGTCGCGCGGCGATAGAAATAAAGCCGAACCGCCTAAATGAATCATGCCGGTTTCGAACGAGATACGAGTTCGTGTCGAGGATTTTTCAAAAACCATGGCAAGAACCTTGCCCTTCAACGGTTGATAGTTCGGGTCACGATATTTTTTTAGCTCGATTGCCCGATCGATTAAGGTTCGAAACTCGGTCGAAGTTAGATCATTTAGGCTAATAAAGTGTCTAGGGTTCATTGGCTTGATGTTTTTCCGTGAATTCTTGGATGACGGCAGTGAGTGTTTTCACCAGTCTTTCGATTTGTTGCGCGTCGATGATCAACGGCGGTAATAACCTTATGGTTTTTTCATTAGTCACGTTGATCAACAATCCTTTTGACAAGGCGTTGTTGACGAGCTCGCCGCAAGGTACCGATAGTTCGATACCGATCATTAAGCCTTTTTGACGAACTTCTACGATCATATTGTTGCCGATCAATAGTTCATTGAGTCTGGACGCGATTGTTCGTCCTTTGATTTCGGCTTGTTCGATCAAATGGTCGTTATTTAATTCGTTCAATACGGCTAGAGCTGCACTACAAGCTAAAGGATTGCCGCCAAAAGTCGAACCGTGGGTGCCCGGTGTCAAAATTTGCTCGGCCTTTCCTCTCGCTAAACAGGCGCCGATCGGAACGCCGTTAGCGAGCGCCTTGGCGAGTGTGCAAACATCGGGAAGTATGCCGTTATGCTGGTAGGCTAAAAACTTGCCGGTACGGCCAATACCCGTCTGAATTTCATCCAGCATCATCAATAAATCGTGCCGGTCGCATAGTGTGCGGATGTTATTGAGATAATCCGGCGCGGGGATATTAACCCCGCCTTCGCCTTGAATCGGTTCTATAAGAATGGCAACTACATTGCTATGTTGTTGCAAGGTGTTTTCGATCGCGGTAATGTCGTTATAGGGGACGCGAACGAACCCCTCGACCAGTGGCGCGAAACCTTGCTGGATTTTGGCGTTCCCTGTAGCGCTAAGCGTCGCCAAGGTTCGGCCGTGAAAGCTTTTTTCCATCACGATGATGGCGGGGGTTTCTATGCCTTTTTGATGACCGTATCGGCGTGCTATTTTAATAGCTGCTTCATTGGCTTCGGCGCCCGAATTGCAGAAGAAGGCATTTTCCATCCCGCTTAGAGCCGTTAACCGATCGGCGAGTTGTTCTTGTAAATCGATGCGGTATAAATTGGATGTGTGAACCAACTTCGCACTTTGCTCACAGATGGCTTGATGTATGGAAGGATGGGCATGGCCCAAGTTGCATACCGCAATGCCGGAGAGAGCGTCCAGATAGCAGTTGCCTTGTTGATCCCAAAGCCAAGCGCCTTCCCCTCTATCCAAGGAAATGCTTAAGCGTCCGTAAGTTGGCATAATGTGGCCGGTCATTGAATATACCTTACCTAAAATGCAAAAAGGCGGCTAAAAGCCGCCCGTAAGAAAACCGATGATTATATGTTTGATAACCGGGCTAATCAATAGTATTGCTATAAAAAGAAGCTTTTTTAATAATGCAAATCTTGATAGTATTACTAGGTTTTTATAATTAACGAGTAATTTTTATGGATGTAATAAGCAGAATTAAAGATCAGATTGAAAATAATCCGGTAGTACTCTACATGAAAGGGACTCCCGATTTTCCACAGTGCGGATTTTCCGGTCGCTCGGTACAAGTATTGCGCGCCTGCAAGGCCGATTTCATGTTTGTTAATATTTTCGAAGACCCTGAGCTCAGGGAGGCGTTGAAGGAATATTCCAATTGGCCGACTTATCCTCAGCTTTATATCAAAGGCCAATTAGTTGGCGGTTGCGATATCATTCTTGATTTATATAATACGGGTGAGTTAGTCAAGTTGTTGCAGGATGCT
It includes:
- the cpdA gene encoding 3',5'-cyclic-AMP phosphodiesterase, with the protein product MSTQGALSLLQLTDLHILPSPGEKMLGVDTEFYFEAVLQHVRQTNTQYDLVLVTGDLTQDPCTEAYQRIFDRLQALAVDTLCLPGNHDDYALMQQWLNQDNISCKKHIEFAHWQVLCLNSQIPGKAEGSLSENELRFIEDALEKKPNLFTLIAVHHHCVPTRSSWMDTMIIKNSDEFLRISGRYPQIRGITTGHIHQEMDIYLNSLRILGTPSTCFQFKPLCSRFTLDELMPGYRTIELHSDGRITTQVHRLPGILQEIDRSCTEY
- the argA gene encoding amino-acid N-acetyltransferase, which codes for MTDSNLPASSLSHDFVNWFRDSSPYIHAHRNRTFVVSFGGEAVYDSGFAHHVHDFALLNSLGIRLVLVHGIRPQIDTCLRKQNISPRFHKNLRVTDELALQCVKEAAGLVRVEIEALLSMGLANSPMAGAKIRVVSGNFVIAKPIGVIDGVDYGHTGEVRRIDSQAIHQQLDMNSVVLISPVGYSPSGEAFNLSAEKVATEIAIALKAEKLLLLTEQSLNHPESGDKIQQMTTVETQQFIDRFPDIEQSISLPLQAAIHGCQSGVERVHLVNRHQDGGLLLELFSRDGTGTLISSTPYEEMRTATLNDIGGILELIIPLEEQGILVKRSREKLEMEIGDYIIIERDGLIIGCTALHSIENEHAGMIACLAVHPDYRGYARAGRLLEHLQRKAKMLGMQQIFALTTQTSHWFLERGFAPTAVETLPEQLKSIYNPQRNSKILCKSI
- the ilvD gene encoding dihydroxy-acid dehydratase; the encoded protein is MANSGDKSARRFSSQVVDGMERAPSRAMLHAVGFKNEDFKKPQIGVASTWSMVTPCNMHINRLADDAARGVDKSGGKAVIFNTITISDGISMGTEGMKYSLVSREVIADSIETVVGCQGFDGVVAIGGCDKNMPGCMIALSRLNRPAIFVYGGTILPGCHKDKKLDVVSVFEAVGARANNKIDDEELAQIEAKAIPGAGSCGGMYTANTMASAIEALGMSLPNSSAQAAVSEDKRLDCERAGAAVLELLAKDIKPRDIMTKAAFENAITVVIALGGSTNSVLHLIAMANTTGVDITLDDFTRIGKNVPMLADLKPSGKYQMAELIEIGGIQPLMKALLDRGLLHGDCLTVTGKTLAENLADVQPYPEGQDMIHSFDNPIKKDSHLVVLYGNLAPEGSVAKITGKEGLLFTGRAKVFDAEEQALQSILNGDIVKGDVIVIRYEGPKGGPGMREMLSPTSAVMGKGLGKDVALITDGRFSGGTHGFVVGHITPEAYTGGPLAIVQNGDTITIDAENNELTLHINEHEMNRRMEKWQQPAPKYTRGVLAKFAKLTSSASKGAVTDNLD
- a CDS encoding TIGR04211 family SH3 domain-containing protein encodes the protein MKKLVYAIILSAIVINAAQAKTVYVTDDLELTLRVAENERSKILRMLRSGTPLTLIEDLSSGYSYVRTNKGIEGYILTRFLKTSPPDSHLLEKANKKIEQLQNDNAGLKSELTSLQETVKSSETLMAERNQLMMELAEIKQISSSAIDIKNQRDQFQERVVSAERELQQLKRENQALRDSAHQDWFLYGGILALGGVLLGFILPKLSLGRRTSSWDTF
- the argF gene encoding ornithine carbamoyltransferase, encoding MNPRHFISLNDLTSTEFRTLIDRAIELKKYRDPNYQPLKGKVLAMVFEKSSTRTRISFETGMIHLGGSALFLSPRDTQLGRGEPLQDSAKVISSMVDGIMLRTFKHETVTTIARYSSVPVINGLTDLLHPCQLLADMQTYFEYRGDIEGKTVTWIGDGNNMCHSYINAAKLLNFKLHIACPQGYEPNPAIVEAGRSHIEFFNSPEQAAEASDLIVTDVWASMGHEEEQKQREIAFKGYQVSERVMNAANHDALFMHCLPAHRNEEVAAEVIDGPQSVVFPEAENRLHAQKALLELLMSDK
- a CDS encoding acetylornithine transaminase; translated protein: MTGHIMPTYGRLSISLDRGEGAWLWDQQGNCYLDALSGIAVCNLGHAHPSIHQAICEQSAKLVHTSNLYRIDLQEQLADRLTALSGMENAFFCNSGAEANEAAIKIARRYGHQKGIETPAIIVMEKSFHGRTLATLSATGNAKIQQGFAPLVEGFVRVPYNDITAIENTLQQHSNVVAILIEPIQGEGGVNIPAPDYLNNIRTLCDRHDLLMMLDEIQTGIGRTGKFLAYQHNGILPDVCTLAKALANGVPIGACLARGKAEQILTPGTHGSTFGGNPLACSAALAVLNELNNDHLIEQAEIKGRTIASRLNELLIGNNMIVEVRQKGLMIGIELSVPCGELVNNALSKGLLINVTNEKTIRLLPPLIIDAQQIERLVKTLTAVIQEFTEKHQANEP
- the grxD gene encoding Grx4 family monothiol glutaredoxin yields the protein MDVISRIKDQIENNPVVLYMKGTPDFPQCGFSGRSVQVLRACKADFMFVNIFEDPELREALKEYSNWPTYPQLYIKGQLVGGCDIILDLYNTGELVKLLQDAEAISA